GTGAACCCGCGCGGGCCGTACCGGCGGTGCAGCTCCTCGAGCTGCTCGTACTGCGGCGCCAGGCCGCACCGCGACGCCACGTTCACCACCAGCGCGACGCGCCCGCCGGTCAGCTCCCCGAACGTCGTGTCCTCGCCGCGCAGCGTGCGCACCGCGATCCCGTCCAGCTCCACGTGCCGCTCCTCGCCCGTCGTCGTCCCGCGCGTCCCTCCGGGCTCCCGGTCTACCACGGCAGGAGGTGGTAGTAGGGCGTCCGGGTGGACGGGGTGAACCCCAGGCGCAGCGCGAGCCGCGCCGAGCCGACGTTGTCCTCCCGGCACGACCACACCGGCGTGAGCCCGGCGTCCAGCACGTCCGCCAGCATCGCCGCCGCCGCGGCCGAGGCCAGCCCCTGCCGCCGGTACGCCGGGTCGGTCGCGATGCCGAGCTCCAGGTCGTCGCGCGTGCGGTACGACGTGAAGGCGATCGCCCCGGTGAGCCCGTCCCGCTCCACCACCGTGCCGCCCCCGTGCGCCAGGAAGCTCGCCGCGTCGGGCCAGAACCCCGACGGCACCACCGCCCCGGCCCACGCGAAGTCCTCGGCCGTGGCCCGCCGCGCCCGCCAGCCGTCCGGGGGGCGCAGCGCGCCGAGCCGCGCGCGGTGCGCGTCCGGGTCGGACGTGAAGTTGAGGCGGGTGTGACGGACGACCGCGCCGCGCGCCGGGTGGGCGCCCGCCTCCGCCAGCGGCACGGCGCCGAGCGCGTCGTCCCAGTCCGGCGCCGTCCACCGCGGGTCGACCTGCAGCCACTCCTCGTGCCCCGCGGCGCGGCGGGCGGCGAGGTGCGCGACGACCGCGTCCCGGGCCTCCCCGACCGCCGGGCCCCAGACGAGCGACATCCCGTACGGGTGCACCACGTGGAAGGCGCGGGGGTCGTGCTCCCGGTCGGCCCAGGGCACCGCGCCGGCGACGTCCATCGCGGCGCGGGCGAACCCGACGTTGAGGGGCACCGCACCGAGTGCGCGGCGGGCGTGGTCGAGCAGCGGGGGCACGGTTCTCCTCGGGTGGTGGGCGGCTGCGGGCAGCACGCTCCCAGGGGCGGACGTGGGGGGTCCATGGCCACTCGCGGCGAAGTTGCCTCGGCGTGCGCTCCCCGGGGCGGAGCCGTTCCCGTCGGGTCGGCCGGGCCTGCCGGGAGGCGCGGCGCCCGTCGCGGGCGGTGACGGCGCGTCGGCCGGTGCGGCGGATCCGCTCATCCGCCGTACCGCGCGTGTCGATACTCCGGGTGTGCGCCTCGTGACGCTCCAGCTGGAGGGCGACCCCGGGATGGGCGCGGACGACCGTCCGCGCTACCTCGCCATGGTCTACGGCCGGGTGCTGACCGCCGTCACGGGCACGATCGTCCTGCTCGCCTACGTGCTGTTCGACCGCGACGCCACGACGCTGCGGACCCTGGTGGCCGTCGCGCTCCCGCAGCTCGCGTTCGTCGCGCTGTCGTTCCGGGCCCGCCCGCACCCGTGGCTGGTGGCGGGCTTCCCCGTCGGCGCCCTGGGCGGTCTGACGAGCGTCGGCCTCACGAGCGACGCCGTGTCCACCGCGCTGCTCGGGCTCGTCGGTCTCACGTTCGTGTACACCGGCCTGTTCCTGCCGTTCGGCTGGTCGCTGGGTCTCGTCCCGCTCGGCTGGAGCACCTACCTGGCGCTGCTGCCCGTCCTCGACGGCCCGGGCGTGATGCGGCTGCTGACGTACACGGCCGTGTGGCTGGCGACGGCGTCCGCGCTCCGGTTCGCCAGCAGGATCGCGCTGCGGCACGAGCTGGCGCTGCGCGCCGCTGCGGAGACCGACGCCCTCACCCACGTCGGCAACCGCCGGGCGCTCGACGCGCAGCTCGCCGGCCAGACGCCCGGGGACTGCCTGGTGATCTGCGACCTCGACCACTTCAAGCTCGTGAACGACCGTCACGGCCACGTCGTCGGCGACCAGGTGCTGGTGGCGTTCGCCCGGCTGCTGGACGAGCACGTCGGCCGGCGCGGCATGGTGGTCCGGTTCGGCGGCGAGGAGTTCGTGCTGGTGCTGCCGCAGACGCACCCGAGCGACGCCGTCCGCCTGGTCGAGCGGGTGCGCGAGCAGTGGCGCGCGTCGGGGGCGGAGACGACGTTCTCGGCGGGCGTCGCCGTCATCCACGCGGGGACGCCGCCGGCCACGGCCCTCGCGTCCGCGGACATCGCGCTGTACGCGGCCAAGCGCGGCGGCCGGGACCGCACCGCGGTCGAGCCGGCCCCGCCGGGCACGCCCGGTCCGCCGTCGCAGCGCCCCTCGTGGGAGGCGGACGAACCGGCCCTCTGACGACGCCGGCCCGTGGCGGTTCGCGCCGTCCGCGCCGGCCGGTGCCCGACGCGGGTCAGCCCGCGTCGGGGTCCCAGTCCGCGGCGAGGTCGGTGCGGGCGGCGAGCCCGAGCTTGCGCAGCGCCCGGTACATGTGGCTCTCGACCGTCCGGACGCTGAGGAACAGCCGCGCGGCGATCTCGCGGTTGCTCAGGCCCGCGCGCGCGAGCAGGGCCACCTCCCGCTCCCGGTCGCTCAGCGGGTCGGCGCCCGCGGCCGTCCGCTCGACGGACGGGTCGAGGCCGTGGCCCGCGGGACGCCCGGCGGCCTCGGAGACCTGCGAGGCCGTCAGGGGCGGGAGCCCCTCCTGCGCGCGGAGCTCCGTGAGCCGGTCCAGCACGACGCGGGACTGCGCCGGCCCGAGGGTGGAGCGCAGCCCGCCCACGGCCGCCACGACGGCGGCGCCCGGGCCCTCGCTGAGCGCCCGGTGCAGCTCCACGACCGGCGCGAAGAGGGAGAGCCGGTCCGCGGGGAACCGGTCGAGGACGACCCGCAGCCGGTCCGGCGGGTACACCCACGCGATCCAGGACCAGCACACCATCGCGGCGGTCAGGTGCCCCGCCTCCGCGGCGCCGAGGCCGTGCTCCCACAGCAGCCGGTTCCCCGCCTCGACCTCCCCGCGGGCGTAGTGCGCCTCGGCCTCCGCCCAGGCCGTCAGCGCGCGCAGCAGCGGGTCGCCGGCGACGTCGCGGTGGTCGAGCTCCCGCAGCAGCAGCTGGGCGAACCGGAGGTTGCCCGCGCGTGCGTGCACGACCGCGCCGAGCGGCACCACCCGCAGCGGCATCGGGTCGTCGAACGGGCCGGGCAGCCCCAGCCGCAGCGCGACGCTCAGCCAGGGCCACGCGTCCTGCCCGCGGCCCGACACGATCTGCAGGCCCGCGAGGGTCGACGTGTGGGCGCGCACCGAGACGGCGTCCAGCTCGGCGGCGGCGTGCGCCAGGTGCGTCCGCGCCCACGTCGACGCCTCCTCGACGCGGCCGTCGAACAGCAGGGCGTCCGTCCGCAGCGCCTCGAGGGCGGCGCGCACGGGCTCCGGCGGGGGCGCCTCCGCCGACCCGAGCAGCGTGAGCGCCTCCTCCGGCCGGCCGTCGTGGACCGCCGCCCGCGCGGCGGCCACCAGCTCCCGCGCCTCCGCGAGCGGCGTGCGCGCGTCCGCGGGCAGCCCGAGGCGCGTGGCGGTCCGTCCCAGCGCGCCCGCGTCCTCCTCCGCCCAGGCCGACCACTGCGCCTGCTGCTCGAGCAGCCGCGCGACGTCGGCGGGGTCGTCGTCCGGACCCCGCTCGACGTGGGCGAGGACGTCCCGGACCAGGGCGCGGTCCGGGGAGCCGGAGAACGCGTCGAGCAGCGCCACCGCGTGCCGCACGGTCGGCGCCTCGCGCCACGCCGCCCGCCGGGCGGCCCGCTGGACGGACACGCGGTCGAGCAGCAGGCCCGCGGTCGCGGACGTCCACGCGGCCGACGGGTTCTCGGCGGCGAGCTGCCAGGTGAGCGTGTCCGGCACCGCCGGGTCGACCGCCGTGTGCGGTCGCGGCGAGTAGTCCGTGCCGAAGTGCGCGCGCACGACGGCGTCGTCGTGCCGCGCCTGCGCCGGCGTCCGCCGCCGCACGAGCCCGTGGGCGAGCGCCGGCGGGGTGACGAGCACGAGGCCGTCGGGGTCGGCGGTCGACGCGGTGAGCCGCCCGCGGGCGAGCAGCTCGTCGAACCGGCCCGCCCCGGCCAGCTCCGCGGCGTCGGCGGCGGGCACCGGTCCCGTCCACGACAGCAGCGTGAGCGCGTCGACCAGCCCGGGGTCCAGGCGACGGGTCAGCGCGTGGACGGCCGCGTCGAGCGGGGCGTCCTCCAGCGGCCCGACCAGGTCCCACACACCGTCGACGCGCTCCGCCGCGCCGGACCACCGGGCGGCGTCCAGCAGCGCGAGCGCGACGGCCGGGTGCCCGCCGGACTGGTTGAGCAGCGCGGCGGTCAGGGCGAGCGCCGGCGGGCCCTGCAGCCGGTCCGCGAGGAGTCCGGCGGTCCCCGGCTCGCCCAGCGGCGCGACGGCGACCTCCGCGGGGGCGCGGCCGGCGAGCGTCCGCCGGGCCGGGCCCTCGAGGACGGCGGAGTCCACGGTCGCCGCCAGCAGGCAGGACGTGCGGCGCAGCAGCTCCTCGACGACGACGAGCGTCGCGGGGTCCAGGTGGTCCAGGTCGTCCACCGCGAGCACGTTGCGGCGCCCGGCGAGCTCCTCGGCGAGGACGTCCACCAGCTCCGGGAGCGGCGTGCGCCCGGCGGACCGCGGCGTCCGCGCGAGCTCGTGCAGCAGCACGGGCGTCAGGGGTGGCGCCTCGGGCACGTGCGAGGCGCGCAGCACCAGCACGTGGGTGCCCGCGGCGGTCGCCCGCCGCACGAGGTCGTCGAGCGCGGTGGTGCGGCCCGAGCCCTCCTCGCCGCGGATCAGCACGTCGCGGCCCAGGTCGAGCCACCGCAGCGCGTCGCCCGCCACGTCCAGGGTCTGGTCCATCGCCCACCTCCTGAGCAGCACCGTCGCGCAGCCCATCCTGTCCTGAGCGGGAGCCCGTGCCAATGCCCGGCGCGCCACCTACGGAGCCGTCGCGGGCGCCGTTGCGTGGTCCCGGGGTGCCGCACCCTGGGTCCGACCGGGTGCGCGCCGCCGACCCCCGGTTCGCGCCCCCGGCCCCCCGGTGGAGGTGCCGTCGTGGACGGCACGGCGCGCACCGCCCCTCGACCCTGCGTGACGCCGCCCCCGGTGTGCGCGCCCGGGTACTCACCGCACGGAAGGACGCCTCACCATGACGCAGACGCGCGAGCGCGCCGCGACCCTCCGGGCGGCGCGACGGGAGAGGGGGTGGCGGATGGGCGTCGTCGCGGACGTCGTCGGGTACCTGAACGAGGGCGTGAGCGTCGACGTCGTCGGCCACCGGGGCTCCGGGCGCTCGCACGTCGCGGACCTGGTCGAGCAGACGCTCCACGACGAGGGCGTGCCCGTCCTGCGTCTGACGGGGGTCCCCGCGCTGCGGGACCGCCCGCTCGGGGGGATCTCCGCGGCGGGCTTCGAGCTGCCGCGCGGCGGGGCGTCGAGCGTCGGCGAGGTGCTGGCCGCGCTGCGGCCCCGCGTCCGCGGGCGGGGGGCGGTCGTCGTGGTGGACGACCTCGACGGCCTCGACGCCGCCAGCGCCGGAGTCGTCGCCGCGCTGCGCACCACCGTGCCGGCGCCCACCCTCGTGACCCGGCGGCTCGGCACCGAGCGGGACGAGGCGGTGGTCGCCGTGCTCCCCGGGATGCAGCCGGGGATCCGGCTCCCGCTCGCCCCGCTCCGCTTCGGCGAGGTCCACGCCTGCGCGCAGGAGCTGCTGGGCGGCCCCGTCGACTCGTCGACCGTCGCCCGCCTCGCGACCAAGTCGGGCGGCCTGCCCGGGCTGGTGCGCGCGCTCGTCACCGTCGGCCGGCGCGCGGGCACGCTCACGTACGACGGCGCCGTGTGGCGCGCGACCGCCCCGCTGTGGTCGCCGGAGCTGGCGCACACGCTCGACGGCTACCTGACCGGCCTCGACGCGCGGACGGTCGAGGAGCTGACGCTGCTGGCCGTCGCCGGCCCGCTCGACGTCCGGCGCGTGCGGGCGCTCGTCGACGACGCCCGGCTGCTGGACCTGCAGCGGGCGGGGCTCGTCGGGGCGCTCGACGGCTCGGGCAGCGGCGCGATGGGCCTGTACCCGCCGCTGCTGGGCGAGCACCTCGTCGCCCACTGCCCGGCGACGCTGCGGCTCGACATCGAGGCGCGGCTCGCCGACGAGGTGCCGGCCGTCCCGCACCCCCTCCGGGCGGCGGGCGGCGCGCGGGTGCACAGCCCGGAGGCGGTCGTCAGCACGCGGCTCGCCGACCACTGGGAGGAGGTCCGCGACCGGCTGCAGCAGGCCTGGGCCGAGGACCGGGCCCCGGCGGCGGGCGCCCGGCTGCTCGAGGCGACGCTCGCCTCGCCGGTGCGCACCGGGCCCGGCGTCGACGAGCAGGTGGTCGAGGTCTACCGCGGCACCGCGCGGGAGATCGGGGGCGACGCGGACCGGGCGCAGCTGGAGGCCTGGTACGCGGTGTACCTGGCCGTGGGCCGCCGGCGGCTGGCGGACGCCCGCCGGGTGCTCGCGGACGCCGAGCTCGCGGTGCCGTCCCACGGCGCCTACCTGCGCGCCACCGCCGCCCACCTCGGCCTGCTGCTCGACCGCGTCCCGAAGCCGCCCCGCACCACCGCCGCGGAGGACCGGAGCCCGCTCAACGCGGAGGCCAGCCGGGGGGTCGCGGTGGAGACGGAGCTGGCCCGGGGGCGCACGGCGGCGGCGCGGTCGCTCCTGGCCGCGGCCGTGCCGGAGCTGCCGCTCTTCCACCGGCACCACCAGGCGTGCGAGGGCCTGGCCCGGGTGCTGGCCGCCGAGCAGCCCGACCCCGCGACGTGGACGACCCCGCCGGCCGACCTCGGGCAGCTCGCGTCGGACCCGGCCTCGTTCCGGCCGCTGGCGTACGTGACGGCGCTGGGCATGGCCGTCGGGGGGCACGTCGCCGCCCTCGACGACTGGCTGTCCTCCGCGCTCACCGTGACCTCCGTGGGGACGCTGCAGCGGCACTACCACGTCGGCCTGCTGTCGGTCGCCGTGCTCGCGGCGCTCTGGCGCGGGGAGGACGCGTACGCGGCGGGCATCGCCCGCCAGGCGGCGGCGACCCGGCAGCCCGCGGGGCCGCTGCCCCTGATGGCGTCCGGGGAGGCGCTCGTCGCGCTCACCGAGGGCGACGCCGACGGCCTGTGGGCGGCGGTGGACGCGCACCTCGCGGGCGGGTACCTGACCGCGGCGCTGTTCCTCGCCGTCGAGGCCCTCGAGCGCCGGCCCGACGGCGCGCGGGCCCGGGTCGTCGCCGAGCTCGGTACCCGCGTGGACGGCGGCCTGCTCGAGGCGCTCGTGGAGTACGCCGTGGCGCTCGGTCACGAGGACGAGGCGGCGCTCGCGGAGGCCGCCACGCGGTTCGGGCGCTGCGGCGCGGTCCTGTACGAGGTCCGGGCGGGCGTCGCCCGGGCGCGGGTGCTCAAGCAGCGGGGGCTCGCCACGGAGGCCGTCGCGCAGGTGGAGGCCGCGTGGGCCGCGTCGCTCGACGTCGCGCGGCACGCCCCGGGCGTCTTCTCGCCGTACCTGGACGCCCTGGAGCTGTCGCCGCGCGAGCTCGACGTGCTGCGGCAGGTCGTCGTCGGGCTGGGGACGTCCGAGATCGCGGCCGAGCTGAGCCTGAGCGTGCGCACGGTCGAGAACCACGTCTTCAGCACGTACCGCAAGATCGGCGTCGAGGGCCGGGCGGACCTGCTGCGCGTGGCCGCGACGTGGCTCGGGCCCCGGCTGCGGACGGGCGGATGAGGTACCCCGCCCGCCCGCCGATCACCCCCGCCCGAGGGCTCCCCGGTACTCAATCCGCCCCCGTCCGACCCGCGTCCTGCCGGCATCCCGGCACGACGGCCCGCTCCCGTCCCCACGATGGGGGCACCGCTCGCGGCCGCGGGCCCACGCAGCCGCCCGCCACCACCGCCGCGCAGCGCACCGACCCCGAGGAGCCCGCATGACCGCCACGTCCGACCTGGCAGACCCGTCGCGCGGACGCCTGGTCGCACGGCTCCTCGGCGGCCCCCTCGGGGCGGAGCAGGCCGGGCAGCTGCCGGCCGCCGACGCCCGCGCGCTCCGGGAGCTGAGCGAGCGCGGTCACGTCGAGGTCGGGCGGGACGGCTCGGTCCGTCTCGCCTCCGCGACGCGCGACCGGTTCCTCGACCGCCTGCTCACCGCGGTGCTCGGCGTGGCGCCCGCGGGGCACGTCCCGGCCGTCCACCGGTCCGCCGACAGGGACGCCCGGGCCGCCGTGCCCGGGGCGGTCCACCCCGCCCGGTGAGGACGGCGACAGCCGCCGCCCCGGCGGTCCGCGTCCTCGCCCCGCCCGACGAGCACGACCCGGCAGCCGGTGAGCTCTCGACCGCGCTCGCGGCGGTCGTCTCCCCGAGGTTCGCGGTGCTGCAGCTGCTCTCGGCCCGCCCGGGGATGATCTGCCGGGAGATCGCGGACGCCCTCGGGATGTCCCGGTCCGGCGTGCTCAAGTACCTCGGCGAGCTCGAGCGCGCCGGGCTCGTCGTCGGGGACGCGCTCCTCGGCGAGCGGCGCGGCCGCCAGGTGCGCTACGCGGTGCGCGACGGCGCGGTGCTGCAGGTCGTCGGGGAGATCGCCGACGCGATCGTCCCGCGCGGGCTCGAGGTGCTGGTGGGCGCGCGGCGCGACACCCGGCAGCCCCACCGCGCGCGCCCGGCGGACGCCCGCGCGCGCCGAGCCCCCGCCGAGCGGGCCGCCCGGGGCACGGGCGCCGCACTGGCGCACGCGCAGGCCTGACCCGCCGCAGCAGCGGCAGGCGGGGTCTCGCCGCGAGCCGGGGACCTCGCCAGGTCGTGTGGCGAGCCGGGGGCTTCGCCGGGGTCTCGTGGCGAGCCGGGACCTCGGCAGGTCGCGTGGCGAGCCGGGGGCTTCGCCGGGACGTGGCGGCGCGCCGGGGGCTTCGCCGGGACGTGGCGGCGCGCCGGGGGCTTCGCCGGGTCTCGTGGCGAGCCGGGGACCTCGCCGGGGCCCGGTGGAGCCGGGGACCCGCCGCGTTCCGCGCCCGCCGTGGTGCGGGCGGCTCCGACGTCCCCGCGCGCGTCACCCCGTCCGCGCCGCGTCCGGGCGGTGCGTCGCGGCGGCGACGGTGCCGGTGGCGTTCCACCAGCTCAGGTCCGACCGGCGGGTGAAGCCGAGCTTGCGCAGCACGGCGCTCATGTGGTTCTCCACGGTCCGCACGCTGAGCCCGAGCGCGGAGGCGATGTCCCGGTTCGACCGGCCTTCCCGGGCCAGGGTGGCGACCTCCCGCTCGCGGGGCGAGAGCGTCAGGTGGTCCTCCGCGCGGAGCACGACCCGCACGGGGGGCCGCTCGTCGGGCAGCGCGACGCCGTCGAGGTGGCCCATCGCCTGGCGGAAGCGGTCGCCGGGATCCGCCGGCAGGGCGTGGAGCCGGGCGACCACCCCGGCCACGTCCTTGGCGGTGAGGGCCTCGTGCAGCCGCAGGTAGGGCTCGAGCAGCGGGAGCGGCGCGGCCTCGTAGGTCTCGCGCACCACGGCGAGCTGCTCGGGGGCGTACGTCGCGGTGCTGAACAGCCAGCACACCAGCGCGGGCTGCCGCCGGCCCTCCTGCGCGTAGCGTCGTCCCCGCTCCCACAGCAGGTCGTCGGGCGTCGGGCGCGTCACCTCGTCGACGGCCGCGCGGGCCAGCGCGGACAGGGAGCCGACGATCGGGCGGTCGGCGCGGGGCAGGGCGTCCAGCGACGCGACCAGGGACTCCGCCATGTCGACGTCGCCGCTGGAGACGCGCAGGATCGCGGCGAGGCTCAGCGCCCGCCGGTGGAACGCCGCGCCGACGGGCCCGGCCGGCCCGAGCCGCAGCGCCCCGCCGAGCGCGCGCCACGCGGCCGTGCTGCGCCCGCTCCAGATGAGCACCTCGGCGAGCAGGCACGCGTGCACGCGCACGCCGAGCACGTCCGCGCGGGCGTAGGCGGCGGCGAGCTCGCGGCGCACCCGGGCCTCGGCCTCGTCGAGCCGTCCCAGGAGGATGGTCGCGACCGCGTCGACGGCGTCCCGGTGGTGACGGACCTCGTCGGTCGGGGGGTCCGCGAGCACGGGCCCCCGGCAGAGGCGCAGCGCGAGGTCGAGCCGTCCCACCTCGACCAGCGCGGCGGCGCGGGCGACCGCGACGCGGGCCGCGAC
This is a stretch of genomic DNA from Cellulomonas sp. ES6. It encodes these proteins:
- a CDS encoding GNAT family N-acetyltransferase translates to MPPLLDHARRALGAVPLNVGFARAAMDVAGAVPWADREHDPRAFHVVHPYGMSLVWGPAVGEARDAVVAHLAARRAAGHEEWLQVDPRWTAPDWDDALGAVPLAEAGAHPARGAVVRHTRLNFTSDPDAHRARLGALRPPDGWRARRATAEDFAWAGAVVPSGFWPDAASFLAHGGGTVVERDGLTGAIAFTSYRTRDDLELGIATDPAYRRQGLASAAAAAMLADVLDAGLTPVWSCREDNVGSARLALRLGFTPSTRTPYYHLLPW
- a CDS encoding GGDEF domain-containing protein, giving the protein MRLVTLQLEGDPGMGADDRPRYLAMVYGRVLTAVTGTIVLLAYVLFDRDATTLRTLVAVALPQLAFVALSFRARPHPWLVAGFPVGALGGLTSVGLTSDAVSTALLGLVGLTFVYTGLFLPFGWSLGLVPLGWSTYLALLPVLDGPGVMRLLTYTAVWLATASALRFASRIALRHELALRAAAETDALTHVGNRRALDAQLAGQTPGDCLVICDLDHFKLVNDRHGHVVGDQVLVAFARLLDEHVGRRGMVVRFGGEEFVLVLPQTHPSDAVRLVERVREQWRASGAETTFSAGVAVIHAGTPPATALASADIALYAAKRGGRDRTAVEPAPPGTPGPPSQRPSWEADEPAL
- a CDS encoding LuxR C-terminal-related transcriptional regulator: MDQTLDVAGDALRWLDLGRDVLIRGEEGSGRTTALDDLVRRATAAGTHVLVLRASHVPEAPPLTPVLLHELARTPRSAGRTPLPELVDVLAEELAGRRNVLAVDDLDHLDPATLVVVEELLRRTSCLLAATVDSAVLEGPARRTLAGRAPAEVAVAPLGEPGTAGLLADRLQGPPALALTAALLNQSGGHPAVALALLDAARWSGAAERVDGVWDLVGPLEDAPLDAAVHALTRRLDPGLVDALTLLSWTGPVPAADAAELAGAGRFDELLARGRLTASTADPDGLVLVTPPALAHGLVRRRTPAQARHDDAVVRAHFGTDYSPRPHTAVDPAVPDTLTWQLAAENPSAAWTSATAGLLLDRVSVQRAARRAAWREAPTVRHAVALLDAFSGSPDRALVRDVLAHVERGPDDDPADVARLLEQQAQWSAWAEEDAGALGRTATRLGLPADARTPLAEARELVAAARAAVHDGRPEEALTLLGSAEAPPPEPVRAALEALRTDALLFDGRVEEASTWARTHLAHAAAELDAVSVRAHTSTLAGLQIVSGRGQDAWPWLSVALRLGLPGPFDDPMPLRVVPLGAVVHARAGNLRFAQLLLRELDHRDVAGDPLLRALTAWAEAEAHYARGEVEAGNRLLWEHGLGAAEAGHLTAAMVCWSWIAWVYPPDRLRVVLDRFPADRLSLFAPVVELHRALSEGPGAAVVAAVGGLRSTLGPAQSRVVLDRLTELRAQEGLPPLTASQVSEAAGRPAGHGLDPSVERTAAGADPLSDREREVALLARAGLSNREIAARLFLSVRTVESHMYRALRKLGLAARTDLAADWDPDAG
- a CDS encoding LuxR family transcriptional regulator, which encodes MTQTRERAATLRAARRERGWRMGVVADVVGYLNEGVSVDVVGHRGSGRSHVADLVEQTLHDEGVPVLRLTGVPALRDRPLGGISAAGFELPRGGASSVGEVLAALRPRVRGRGAVVVVDDLDGLDAASAGVVAALRTTVPAPTLVTRRLGTERDEAVVAVLPGMQPGIRLPLAPLRFGEVHACAQELLGGPVDSSTVARLATKSGGLPGLVRALVTVGRRAGTLTYDGAVWRATAPLWSPELAHTLDGYLTGLDARTVEELTLLAVAGPLDVRRVRALVDDARLLDLQRAGLVGALDGSGSGAMGLYPPLLGEHLVAHCPATLRLDIEARLADEVPAVPHPLRAAGGARVHSPEAVVSTRLADHWEEVRDRLQQAWAEDRAPAAGARLLEATLASPVRTGPGVDEQVVEVYRGTAREIGGDADRAQLEAWYAVYLAVGRRRLADARRVLADAELAVPSHGAYLRATAAHLGLLLDRVPKPPRTTAAEDRSPLNAEASRGVAVETELARGRTAAARSLLAAAVPELPLFHRHHQACEGLARVLAAEQPDPATWTTPPADLGQLASDPASFRPLAYVTALGMAVGGHVAALDDWLSSALTVTSVGTLQRHYHVGLLSVAVLAALWRGEDAYAAGIARQAAATRQPAGPLPLMASGEALVALTEGDADGLWAAVDAHLAGGYLTAALFLAVEALERRPDGARARVVAELGTRVDGGLLEALVEYAVALGHEDEAALAEAATRFGRCGAVLYEVRAGVARARVLKQRGLATEAVAQVEAAWAASLDVARHAPGVFSPYLDALELSPRELDVLRQVVVGLGTSEIAAELSLSVRTVENHVFSTYRKIGVEGRADLLRVAATWLGPRLRTGG
- a CDS encoding helix-turn-helix domain-containing protein is translated as MRTATAAAPAVRVLAPPDEHDPAAGELSTALAAVVSPRFAVLQLLSARPGMICREIADALGMSRSGVLKYLGELERAGLVVGDALLGERRGRQVRYAVRDGAVLQVVGEIADAIVPRGLEVLVGARRDTRQPHRARPADARARRAPAERAARGTGAALAHAQA